In Risungbinella massiliensis, a single window of DNA contains:
- a CDS encoding FMN-binding negative transcriptional regulator, with translation MYIPEHFTMKEVTAAYNVIQENSFATLFSIHQGMPLATHLPLILNKEKTYLYGHFARPNPQWKDIQNQTVLTVFHGPHCYISPSSYETNKAVPTWNYVTVHVYGEVELIEDEHELMSSLNDMVLKYEAPDSSYRLQDVDTEFLVGMNRGVQGFKIKIDRIEGKEKVSQNHSLHRQELVIKQLEQIPFPNEQQIASLMKANLKNKV, from the coding sequence ATGTATATCCCAGAGCATTTTACGATGAAAGAAGTAACTGCTGCCTACAATGTCATACAGGAGAACAGTTTTGCAACATTGTTTTCCATTCATCAAGGAATGCCCTTGGCTACACATTTACCACTGATATTGAATAAGGAAAAAACTTATTTGTACGGTCATTTTGCCCGTCCGAATCCGCAGTGGAAGGATATTCAAAACCAGACAGTCTTAACCGTTTTCCATGGTCCTCATTGTTATATCTCTCCTTCTTCGTATGAGACCAATAAAGCAGTGCCAACGTGGAATTATGTGACGGTTCATGTTTATGGAGAAGTTGAGCTAATTGAGGATGAACACGAGTTAATGAGTTCCTTGAATGATATGGTATTGAAGTATGAAGCTCCTGACAGTTCTTACAGATTGCAAGATGTAGATACTGAATTTCTCGTTGGTATGAACAGGGGCGTTCAAGGATTCAAAATAAAAATCGATAGGATTGAAGGGAAAGAAAAGGTAAGTCAAAATCATTCTTTACACAGACAAGAGCTCGTTATAAAACAGTTGGAACAGATTCCATTTCCAAACGAGCAACAAATTGCCTCCTTGATGAAAGCGAACCTTAAAAATAAAGTGTAA
- the pdxR gene encoding MocR-like pyridoxine biosynthesis transcription factor PdxR codes for MKNTIFTFKDNSPKYKQIYDKFKSFIEQGDILANEPLPSIRQLADSLHVSRNTTLMAYEQLVAEGYIRGEGRKGYFANELEPLIFQEALISHNKKQTEFKKPPIVNFMADAVDQTHFPLKIWRRIANQVLTLQDSFRYGEPFGEECLREQISTYLFQSRGVKTNANAIIIGSSTQQMLVYLGHILKDEFQSIIVEDPGYDGAREAFQFHRFMFETLPVYETGADLSQLEQMKSRLIYVTPSHQSPIGVSMSIQQRQMLIHWVNKMCGYIIEDDYDSEFRYTQKPFPALASIDSARVIYLGNFSKSFLPGIRLSYMVLPELVLIRYKKHFTHFESPTSLLSQLTMAKFMELGEWNRHVKRMRLVYKRKMLHLVSELKKHFGQNISIIGEQSGLYLLIKLHLNRSEEWLIGRAFSHGVKVYPTSLYFIKNNPDNPIIKLGFGHLSCDEIELGVELLKKAWIFES; via the coding sequence ATGAAAAATACCATTTTTACCTTCAAAGACAACTCCCCGAAATACAAACAAATATACGATAAATTTAAATCATTTATAGAACAAGGAGACATTTTGGCGAATGAGCCATTGCCCTCCATTCGTCAACTTGCAGATTCCTTACATGTAAGCCGTAATACAACTTTAATGGCATATGAACAACTGGTTGCGGAAGGGTATATTCGTGGAGAGGGCCGAAAAGGTTACTTTGCAAATGAGTTAGAACCCCTAATATTTCAGGAGGCATTAATCTCTCATAATAAAAAGCAAACAGAGTTCAAGAAACCTCCGATAGTTAATTTCATGGCAGATGCCGTTGATCAAACACATTTCCCACTGAAGATTTGGAGGAGAATTGCCAATCAAGTATTAACATTACAGGATAGCTTTCGATACGGAGAACCGTTTGGGGAAGAATGCCTGCGCGAACAAATCTCCACATATTTATTCCAATCACGTGGAGTGAAAACAAATGCAAATGCAATTATTATCGGAAGTAGTACCCAACAAATGCTTGTATATCTTGGACATATACTGAAGGATGAATTCCAGAGTATTATAGTGGAAGACCCTGGTTACGACGGTGCTAGGGAAGCTTTTCAATTCCATCGTTTTATGTTTGAAACTTTGCCGGTTTATGAAACAGGTGCTGATCTTTCACAATTAGAACAAATGAAATCAAGATTAATCTATGTAACCCCTTCCCATCAAAGTCCAATTGGAGTAAGCATGTCTATTCAACAACGGCAAATGCTTATTCATTGGGTTAACAAGATGTGTGGATATATTATCGAAGACGATTATGATAGTGAATTTCGCTATACACAAAAACCATTTCCTGCTCTTGCCTCCATTGATTCAGCAAGAGTCATTTATTTAGGGAATTTCTCAAAATCATTTCTTCCGGGAATCCGTTTATCTTATATGGTGTTGCCAGAGTTAGTTTTAATTCGTTATAAAAAGCATTTTACTCATTTTGAGAGTCCCACTTCGCTTTTAAGCCAACTCACAATGGCAAAATTTATGGAGTTGGGAGAATGGAATCGCCATGTTAAACGAATGCGTCTTGTTTATAAGAGGAAAATGCTGCACTTAGTTTCTGAATTAAAAAAGCACTTCGGTCAAAATATTTCTATTATTGGCGAGCAGTCTGGTTTATACTTATTAATCAAATTACACCTGAACCGTTCAGAAGAATGGTTAATTGGGCGCGCTTTTTCTCATGGTGTAAAAGTGTATCCCACTTCACTCTACTTTATTAAAAATAATCCCGATAACCCAATCATTAAACTTGGATTTGGTCATCTTTCTTGTGATGAAATTGAGCTTGGTGTCGAGCTCTTAAAAAAGGCATGGATTTTTGAATCATAG
- a CDS encoding LysE family translocator has product MEFSTIWLFVIAAATLLIIPGPAVFYIMARSIDQGKKAGLVSVFGVSLGGSVHVLAGAIGVSAILMTSATAFNIVKYLGTAYLIYLGCKTLLSTSDRTTSAIPKAPRKKLQKIFYESAFVEVMNPKTALFFLAFFPQFISPSAGSVTVQFLLLGTIFIILAFISDGLYAVLAASIRKRIKVSSNLQNRITGYLYIVLGVFSAFASPSKT; this is encoded by the coding sequence ATGGAGTTTTCAACTATTTGGCTATTTGTAATTGCTGCTGCTACATTGTTAATAATACCTGGACCAGCTGTGTTCTATATTATGGCAAGAAGTATAGATCAAGGGAAGAAAGCGGGCCTGGTATCAGTCTTTGGTGTATCTCTTGGTGGTTCTGTTCACGTTTTAGCTGGAGCAATTGGAGTTTCTGCGATCCTTATGACATCAGCAACAGCCTTTAATATCGTTAAATACTTGGGTACTGCTTATCTTATCTATCTGGGGTGTAAGACTTTATTATCTACATCTGATAGAACGACTTCAGCAATTCCAAAAGCCCCTCGCAAAAAATTACAAAAGATTTTTTACGAATCAGCGTTCGTAGAAGTCATGAATCCTAAGACAGCACTCTTTTTTTTAGCCTTCTTTCCACAATTCATATCACCTTCTGCTGGATCAGTCACAGTACAATTTTTGCTTTTAGGAACTATATTTATTATCCTAGCTTTTATTAGTGATGGTCTGTATGCAGTTCTTGCAGCAAGTATTAGAAAGCGTATTAAAGTGAGTTCAAATTTACAGAATCGGATAACTGGTTATTTATATATTGTTCTAGGGGTATTCTCCGCCTTTGCGAGCCCCTCCAAAACATAA
- a CDS encoding alpha/beta hydrolase translates to MKKKVLFIHSAGSQKPYQGSSGLIAYLKEALGSSYDVLYPKMPNPEDPEYTLWKEELAQELEQLDGRVILIGHSLGGSVLFKYLSEELCRESISGLFSIAAPYWGKDKNWQRIDFVLQENFATKLVQIPQIFLYHSVNDSIVPFSHLEFFAERLPQANIRPIPGDQHLFHNGLSVLVEDIKNLSG, encoded by the coding sequence ATGAAAAAGAAAGTATTATTTATTCATAGTGCCGGATCTCAGAAACCATACCAAGGAAGTAGTGGCTTAATAGCATATTTAAAAGAGGCGCTAGGTTCTAGTTATGATGTACTATATCCTAAAATGCCGAATCCTGAAGATCCTGAGTACACATTATGGAAAGAAGAGCTCGCACAAGAACTTGAGCAGTTAGACGGTAGAGTGATTCTTATTGGACATTCTTTAGGTGGGTCAGTGTTATTCAAGTATCTTTCTGAAGAACTTTGCAGAGAATCTATTTCTGGGTTATTTAGTATTGCAGCACCATATTGGGGAAAGGACAAAAATTGGCAAAGAATTGATTTTGTTCTTCAGGAGAATTTTGCTACAAAACTGGTTCAAATACCTCAAATATTTCTCTACCACAGCGTTAACGATTCTATTGTACCATTCTCTCATCTTGAATTCTTTGCAGAGAGACTTCCGCAGGCAAATATTCGACCAATTCCAGGGGATCAACATCTTTTTCACAATGGATTATCTGTACTTGTTGAAGATATTAAAAACTTATCAGGATAA
- a CDS encoding GNAT family N-acetyltransferase: protein MIQIRKAVPTDIDGILQIYQKETPSPSPFHIESEQDFFIPSPSYNKNTPSPIQSIEGWWVALDQEYIVGVIGGELIDYINSEIFDLMLHPNRRGEGIGTQLLKTLTEQHIAQGACEQWVSIDKNFGTNAPFCIAQGFEYVPETLEGAKEWGIVYRYKRTIGPMKHP from the coding sequence CTTCAAATCTATCAAAAAGAAACCCCTTCCCCCTCTCCCTTTCATATAGAATCAGAGCAAGACTTCTTTATTCCTTCTCCTTCTTATAACAAAAATACTCCTTCTCCAATACAATCCATCGAGGGATGGTGGGTCGCGTTGGATCAAGAATATATCGTGGGAGTGATCGGTGGAGAACTAATTGATTACATTAATAGTGAAATCTTTGATTTAATGCTCCATCCAAATCGACGTGGAGAGGGCATTGGTACTCAACTGCTCAAAACATTAACTGAACAACATATTGCCCAAGGTGCGTGTGAGCAATGGGTTTCTATAGACAAAAATTTTGGAACAAATGCCCCCTTCTGCATTGCTCAAGGATTTGAATATGTTCCTGAAACGTTAGAAGGTGCAAAAGAATGGGGAATTGTTTACCGATATAAAAGAACCATTGGGCCGATGAAACATCCATAA
- a CDS encoding B3/B4 domain-containing protein — protein sequence MPRFIIEDDFWSLFPHAKIGTVICQGIDNSIRAVEIYEKLLQEAEKEAHKFLSLEEFSSNPVISVWREAFQKFKTKKGARCSIEALLKRVKNGNHIGTINPLVDIYNSISLRYGLPCGGEDIDTFGGDIRLTQANGNEPFIPLGNNENASPYEGEIVYKDDDGAICRCWNWREARRTMLTENTKNAFLCIELIDETRSDDFHMALKALSDLVLHNLGGIVKMEVLDINNKEITIFG from the coding sequence ATGCCTAGATTTATCATTGAAGATGATTTTTGGTCGTTATTCCCTCATGCAAAAATAGGCACCGTTATTTGCCAGGGGATTGATAATTCAATAAGGGCTGTTGAAATCTATGAGAAGCTACTGCAGGAGGCAGAGAAAGAAGCACATAAATTCTTAAGTCTGGAGGAATTCAGTAGTAATCCAGTCATATCCGTTTGGCGAGAAGCTTTTCAGAAATTCAAGACAAAGAAAGGGGCAAGGTGTTCCATTGAAGCTTTATTAAAGAGAGTGAAAAATGGCAATCATATCGGAACAATAAACCCACTTGTTGACATCTATAATTCAATTTCATTGCGTTATGGGCTTCCGTGTGGTGGAGAAGATATCGACACTTTTGGAGGCGATATTCGGCTAACGCAGGCAAATGGTAACGAACCGTTTATCCCATTGGGAAATAATGAAAATGCTTCGCCATATGAAGGTGAGATTGTTTATAAAGATGATGACGGCGCAATATGCAGATGCTGGAATTGGCGTGAAGCTCGGAGGACGATGCTAACAGAAAATACGAAAAATGCATTCCTTTGTATTGAATTAATAGATGAAACAAGAAGCGATGACTTTCATATGGCTCTTAAAGCATTGTCTGATTTAGTGTTACATAATCTTGGTGGTATCGTGAAGATGGAAGTGTTAGATATTAACAATAAGGAAATTACAATCTTTGGTTAA